DNA sequence from the Arthrobacter crystallopoietes genome:
GCCAGCGCTTTTTCATCCGTCGGGTCCGCGAAGGTGCAGGCGATGACGCCGCCGTTGACCACCAGATGGTTGATGTAGCTGTAGTCCACGAAGCCCTCGTCGTCCCGCAGCGTTTCCGGCGCGGGCACCTCGACGATGTTCCAGCTCCGGCCGGCGGCGTCGGTGGTGCCGTGGAGGAATGCGATGATCTCGCGGCTGACCTCATAGTCCGGATGCTCCGGGTTGTTCTGGGCATGGACCAGCAGCGTCCCGGGCGAGGGGATCGCGGCCACAATGTCCACATGCCCGCGCGTGCCGTAGCGCTGGGAATCGCGGGTCAGCCCGCGCGGCAGCCAGATGACCTTGGTGGCACCGATGGTACGGGCCAGCTCGGCCTCGATCTGTGCCTTGGTGGCCCCGGGATTCCGGCCCGGGTCCAGCTGGACGGTCTCGGTGACCAGGACAGTGCCTTCGCCGTCCACCTGGATCCCGCCGCCCTCGTTGACCAGCGCGGAGGCGATACGTTCGATGCCGGCCAGTTCGGCCACGCGGGCGGCGATCTTTTCGTCCTTGTCCCAGCTGGCCCAGTCCTGCTGGCCCCAGCCGTTGAACACCCAGTCGACCGCAGCGAGCGCGCCGTCGTCGTTCGTGACGAAGGTGGGGCCGATGTCCCGCATCCACGCATCGTTCAGCGGTGCGGTGACCGTTTCGACGGCGGAGGAGAGGTAGTCCCGCGCGGTGGCGGTGTCGGCCGGATCCACCACCATGGTGACCGGTTCGAATTCGGCGGCGGCGTTGGCCACGGCGGCCCAGGTGGAGCGGGCGGCATGGGCCTGCTCCTCGGTGTCGCCCAGCGTGTAGCCGCCGGGCGGGAAAGCCATCCAGATGCGGGACTGCTCGGCCGTTTCGGCGGGCATCTTCCAAGCCATGGTCAGGCCACCGTTCCTGCGGTGGCTGCTGCCACGGATCCTGCTGCCGGCTGCGCCGAAGTGGGCGTGCCGAAGGGCTGGTCCGCGCGGACCGGATCGGTCAGCCGGGCATAGGTATCCGGGCGGCGGGTGGTCAGGAACGGGAAGAGCGTCAGCCAGTCCTTGCGCTGGTCCAGATCGAGGTCCGCCACCAGCACGGCCGACTCGTCCCGCGGAGCCTGCACCAGGATGCGGCCATAGGGATCGGAGATGAAGGAGGAGCCGTAGAAGGTGTTGGTGCCCTCGTTGCCCCAGCGGTTCGGGGCCACCATGAACAGGCCGTTGGCAATGCCGTTGCCCACGATGACCTGCTGCCAGAGCGGCTGGGTGTCGAAGTCCGGGTGATCAGGCTCCGAGCCGATGGCCGTGGGGTAGACCAAGAGTTC
Encoded proteins:
- a CDS encoding agmatine deiminase family protein, giving the protein MAWKMPAETAEQSRIWMAFPPGGYTLGDTEEQAHAARSTWAAVANAAAEFEPVTMVVDPADTATARDYLSSAVETVTAPLNDAWMRDIGPTFVTNDDGALAAVDWVFNGWGQQDWASWDKDEKIAARVAELAGIERIASALVNEGGGIQVDGEGTVLVTETVQLDPGRNPGATKAQIEAELARTIGATKVIWLPRGLTRDSQRYGTRGHVDIVAAIPSPGTLLVHAQNNPEHPDYEVSREIIAFLHGTTDAAGRSWNIVEVPAPETLRDDEGFVDYSYINHLVVNGGVIACTFADPTDEKALAILADAYPGRRVVGVDARELFARGGGIHCITQQQPRTSRKAMT